In Garciella nitratireducens DSM 15102, the following proteins share a genomic window:
- a CDS encoding DsrE/DsrF/DrsH-like family protein has product MNIFGIEQKMLKKMMEQNDKPQLKDFLEGVRKKNIKFYAGKSSMEVMGFQEKELLPELEIIKVDKYLQEATKSDIQLFI; this is encoded by the coding sequence ATGAATATATTTGGAATAGAACAAAAAATGCTTAAGAAAATGATGGAACAAAATGATAAGCCTCAATTAAAAGATTTTTTAGAGGGAGTTAGGAAAAAGAATATAAAATTTTATGCAGGTAAATCATCTATGGAAGTAATGGGATTTCAAGAAAAAGAATTGCTTCCAGAATTAGAGATTATAAAAGTAGATAAATATCTTCAAGAGGCCACAAAATCCGATATACAATTATTTATTTAA